A stretch of the Candidatus Bathyarchaeia archaeon genome encodes the following:
- a CDS encoding ATPase domain-containing protein — translation MDRVPTGIKGLDELLGGGFPEGKCILVVGSPGSGKTTFAIQYLYSGALQGETGLYVTLDEYPDVIKQNFQSYNWDLDSVEKKGRLLFLDASGLRRTRIKNNGPHALYSSDSSEGLGFTDVLKTLTKLVEGENVERIALDPITSVMLRYGDELKRRRATVEFFDALADTGCTSLVTSELKTSLLDRRFQLEEFLSHGVVVLHTLMHQGNFVRAVQVEKMRGISHDTQIRPYQFGTSGIEVFPRDKVF, via the coding sequence TTGGATAGGGTTCCAACAGGGATCAAAGGACTAGACGAGCTTCTCGGTGGAGGCTTCCCTGAAGGAAAGTGCATCCTCGTAGTTGGAAGTCCAGGGTCCGGAAAGACAACTTTTGCGATCCAGTACCTTTACAGCGGGGCCCTTCAAGGCGAAACAGGACTATATGTCACACTCGACGAATACCCCGACGTCATAAAACAGAACTTCCAATCCTACAACTGGGACTTGGATAGCGTCGAAAAGAAAGGCAGACTCTTGTTCTTGGACGCCAGCGGTTTGAGAAGGACTAGGATCAAGAACAATGGGCCCCATGCACTATATTCCTCGGATTCCTCCGAGGGGCTTGGTTTCACAGATGTCTTGAAGACTCTGACAAAACTGGTCGAAGGCGAGAATGTCGAAAGGATCGCCCTCGACCCTATCACCTCGGTAATGTTGAGGTATGGCGACGAGTTGAAGAGACGGAGGGCAACTGTAGAATTCTTCGACGCCCTAGCCGACACCGGTTGCACATCTCTGGTGACGAGCGAGTTGAAGACATCACTGTTAGATCGAAGATTTCAACTTGAAGAGTTCCTTTCCCACGGTGTAGTTGTTCTTCATACACTCATGCATCAAGGAAACTTTGTCCGAGCAGTTCAAGTGGAAAAGATGCGTGGAATATCACATGACACGCAGATTCGCCCGTATCAATTTGGGACCTCAGGAATAGAAGTCTTCCCACGGGACAAGGTATTCTAG
- a CDS encoding RAD55 family ATPase — protein sequence MSLARTVLVIALVGMLVFTSPPEASAVNQTAQINRVFYLSSSGTLGSAPPSGNGPPSTTNITRSAGSFVLQTPLLSSATVVGQSTFSTWTDWSGNVSVSQPVMLSGTFSYRLPGQNWFNVTSTPPHPIATGLGHLNFTVTPANTLLLEGTLLAISVFASFVPKNANVTLDWGSGSAPSYVVLPLSGYASLFQVSILNRDQVPTTYFNVNATAGNNVVLVKVFVNSALGCSDISRVNMTIVDPLSHPAIGASNRGMQQSPPCPAGQNPFEFIAAWTYPSGAAQVTYQVWVDVVDIQGNVAYSYRGPASFGLVPPNFIPPPYNLIPYFAVAAIGGVGSAGGVFYYRRRRGKSYLAPFGHFNTLTAGELDGGTVSIEGNTGSGKTTLSEQLMFEDLKRGKPCVFVSTGDFPSNVRSGMKSMGLDVKGYEQSGLLTFVDGYSAEAGQESTEKFSVPSIGDLTTLGMKISSSLPPPSSKGASLYFDSLVPLASKTKPESIVSFVQSIGAKMKGMGGKAVFTLGPSVDPIVQKQLEDMSDCVVQMEAFEERGVRRRRLKIAKLRARRHQEGWNVFVIEDGKGIIFYSKKPKT from the coding sequence GTGAGTCTGGCCCGCACCGTACTGGTAATTGCGCTCGTCGGAATGCTTGTCTTTACAAGCCCGCCAGAGGCTTCTGCGGTTAACCAAACGGCCCAGATCAATAGAGTCTTCTACCTATCCTCGTCAGGGACCCTGGGTTCCGCTCCCCCATCGGGCAACGGGCCCCCATCGACAACTAACATAACCCGTTCAGCGGGCAGTTTCGTACTTCAGACGCCACTGCTCTCGTCAGCCACAGTCGTCGGCCAGTCAACCTTCTCAACGTGGACCGACTGGAGCGGCAACGTCTCCGTGTCCCAACCCGTAATGTTGTCGGGAACATTCAGCTATCGTCTACCAGGACAAAACTGGTTCAACGTAACATCAACTCCCCCGCATCCAATCGCGACGGGACTCGGACATCTTAACTTCACAGTGACACCCGCCAATACCCTTCTGCTGGAGGGTACTCTCCTCGCGATTAGTGTATTTGCATCATTTGTTCCTAAGAACGCGAACGTCACCCTAGATTGGGGATCCGGTTCCGCCCCTTCCTACGTGGTCTTGCCGCTGTCGGGTTATGCCTCGTTGTTTCAAGTTAGCATTCTTAATCGAGATCAAGTTCCAACTACTTATTTCAACGTCAATGCGACTGCGGGAAATAATGTCGTTCTGGTAAAGGTGTTCGTCAACTCGGCCCTTGGATGTTCAGATATATCGAGGGTTAACATGACGATTGTGGACCCCCTTTCTCATCCCGCAATTGGGGCCTCCAATAGAGGGATGCAACAATCTCCCCCGTGTCCAGCCGGGCAGAATCCATTCGAATTCATCGCCGCTTGGACCTACCCTTCTGGTGCCGCACAGGTAACATACCAAGTGTGGGTGGATGTTGTCGACATTCAGGGTAACGTGGCATACAGTTATCGTGGTCCCGCTAGCTTCGGGCTTGTTCCCCCTAACTTTATCCCTCCACCGTACAACCTCATTCCATATTTCGCGGTCGCCGCGATAGGGGGAGTTGGATCGGCTGGTGGTGTCTTCTATTATCGAAGGAGAAGAGGCAAGAGCTACCTAGCTCCGTTTGGGCATTTCAATACTCTGACCGCGGGTGAATTGGATGGCGGAACGGTGTCGATCGAAGGCAACACTGGGTCTGGGAAGACCACACTATCCGAACAACTGATGTTCGAGGATCTTAAGCGAGGGAAGCCGTGTGTCTTTGTCTCGACTGGCGACTTTCCTTCTAACGTAAGGTCCGGAATGAAGTCAATGGGGCTCGACGTCAAGGGTTATGAGCAGAGCGGACTGCTGACATTCGTGGATGGATATTCAGCCGAAGCTGGACAAGAGTCGACGGAGAAATTCTCCGTTCCATCTATTGGCGACCTGACAACACTAGGAATGAAGATTTCGTCGTCCCTTCCTCCGCCGAGTTCCAAGGGTGCAAGTCTATACTTTGACTCCCTAGTTCCCTTGGCATCTAAAACGAAACCGGAGAGCATTGTCTCGTTTGTTCAGTCAATCGGTGCGAAAATGAAGGGAATGGGAGGAAAGGCGGTTTTTACTCTTGGCCCCAGTGTTGATCCAATCGTTCAGAAGCAATTGGAGGATATGTCGGACTGCGTTGTTCAGATGGAGGCATTTGAGGAGCGCGGAGTTCGCCGTCGACGACTGAAGATTGCGAAGCTTAGAGCGAGGAGGCATCAGGAGGGCTGGAATGTTTTCGTCATTGAAGATGGGAAGGGGATAATCTTCTATTCTAAGAAGCCTAAGACCTAG
- a CDS encoding DUF5679 domain-containing protein, translated as MPQAYCVKCKANIEIKNPQNVTLKNGKAAVKGVCPNCGTSVFRIGKG; from the coding sequence ATGCCACAAGCATATTGCGTCAAATGTAAAGCGAACATCGAGATAAAGAACCCTCAGAACGTCACGCTCAAGAACGGAAAGGCTGCGGTTAAGGGCGTATGCCCCAACTGCGGAACCTCAGTCTTCCGAATCGGAAAGGGCTAG